The Acinetobacter defluvii genome includes a region encoding these proteins:
- the gspF gene encoding type II secretion system inner membrane protein GspF: protein MPAYQFTAIDASGKQQKGVLEGDSARQIRQQLRDKEWIPVTVDAVEQKDKTQSSGLFQKKFSAYDLALMTRQLSVLVAASIPLEEALRAVAKQSEKTHVQNLLLAVRAKVLEGHSLAQAMQQSGRFPDLYIATVAAGERSGHLDLILDQLSDYTENRFAMQKKVQGAMIYPIILMLMSFGIVMGLMTYVVPDIVKTFDQSKQALPWITVALMKASDFIRTSWPFVLVASVLGLILLVRFLKTQAGHYAFDRLTLKLPLFGKLSRGINSARFASTLSILTKSGVPLVDALKIGAAVSSNWVIRDAVNIAAEKVTEGGNLATQLERCGYFPPMMVQMIKSGEASGELDRMLERASNMQDREVTTFISTLLALLEPLMLVFMAGIVLVIVIAVMLPIVNMNNMI, encoded by the coding sequence ATGCCTGCATATCAATTTACTGCCATTGATGCTTCAGGAAAGCAGCAAAAAGGCGTGTTGGAGGGAGATTCAGCACGTCAAATACGACAACAATTGCGGGACAAAGAATGGATTCCTGTCACAGTTGATGCTGTTGAGCAAAAAGATAAAACCCAAAGTTCGGGTTTATTTCAGAAAAAGTTTTCAGCGTATGATCTGGCTTTGATGACACGTCAGCTTTCGGTACTGGTGGCAGCTTCTATTCCCTTAGAAGAGGCTTTGCGTGCGGTTGCCAAGCAAAGTGAAAAAACGCATGTGCAAAATTTACTTTTGGCGGTACGTGCTAAAGTTTTGGAAGGACATTCCTTAGCACAAGCCATGCAGCAGTCAGGACGTTTTCCTGATTTATATATTGCAACGGTTGCCGCAGGTGAGCGCTCAGGACATTTAGATTTAATTTTAGATCAATTGTCCGACTACACCGAAAACCGTTTTGCCATGCAAAAGAAAGTACAAGGTGCCATGATTTATCCAATCATTTTGATGCTGATGTCTTTTGGCATTGTGATGGGCTTGATGACCTATGTCGTGCCTGACATCGTTAAAACTTTTGATCAAAGTAAGCAAGCGTTGCCTTGGATTACGGTGGCTCTAATGAAAGCCAGTGACTTTATCCGCACGTCATGGCCATTTGTGTTAGTGGCAAGTGTATTAGGACTGATTCTACTAGTACGTTTTTTAAAGACACAAGCAGGGCATTATGCTTTTGACCGTTTAACACTCAAACTGCCATTATTTGGTAAATTATCACGTGGTATAAACTCAGCACGCTTTGCCAGTACCTTGTCGATCTTAACAAAATCAGGTGTACCCTTAGTCGATGCTCTAAAAATTGGAGCAGCCGTGAGTAGTAATTGGGTCATTCGAGATGCGGTGAATATTGCTGCTGAGAAAGTCACAGAAGGTGGAAACTTGGCAACACAATTAGAACGTTGTGGCTATTTCCCTCCGATGATGGTGCAAATGATTAAAAGTGGTGAAGCGTCAGGTGAGTTAGATCGGATGTTAGAACGTGCATCGAATATGCAGGATCGAGAAGTGACGACTTTTATTTCAACATTGTTGGCATTGTTAGAACCATTAATGTTGGTGTTTATGGCAGGTATCGTTTTAGTGATCGTGATCGCTGTGATGTTGCCAATCGTCAATATGAACAATATGATTTAA
- the gspG gene encoding type II secretion system major pseudopilin GspG, translating to MQRKMKSNKQSGFTLIEVMVVIVILGVLAALIVPNVMGRGEKAKVDTTKITLKGVAGALDQYKLDNGHFPNTQEGGLDALVNQPANAKNWMPGGYLKGGYPKDSWENDVQYVIPGSEGRPFDLYSFGADGKQGGEGNDADIYYTP from the coding sequence ATGCAACGGAAAATGAAGAGCAACAAACAATCGGGTTTTACACTCATTGAAGTAATGGTAGTGATTGTAATCTTGGGTGTTTTAGCAGCATTAATTGTACCCAATGTAATGGGACGTGGTGAGAAAGCCAAAGTGGACACCACGAAAATTACCTTAAAAGGCGTTGCAGGTGCTTTAGATCAATATAAATTGGACAATGGGCATTTTCCAAATACACAAGAAGGTGGTTTGGATGCGTTAGTAAATCAACCTGCGAATGCTAAAAACTGGATGCCAGGCGGGTACTTAAAAGGTGGTTATCCAAAAGACAGTTGGGAAAATGATGTGCAATATGTCATCCCAGGTTCTGAAGGTCGCCCATTTGATTTATATTCTTTTGGTGCAGATGGTAAACAAGGTGGTGAAGGGAATGATGCAGATATTTATTACACGCCTTAA
- a CDS encoding GFA family protein, whose protein sequence is MLNGQCLCGSVQFQLALNDIELIYQCHCSLCRKQSGTHANHASMLKVENFAWTMGQDHIKTYKKDTGFTSSFCQNCGSPVPNRIGQHPYMWIPLGLIDSDIQPKQRLNFCMSSQAAWEKNTHYIDYSKLPTWDELKMLFKLE, encoded by the coding sequence ATGTTAAATGGACAATGTTTATGTGGCAGTGTGCAGTTTCAACTAGCATTAAACGATATTGAATTAATTTACCAATGTCATTGTAGTTTATGCCGAAAACAATCAGGTACACACGCTAATCATGCTAGTATGCTCAAAGTTGAAAATTTTGCATGGACGATGGGTCAAGACCACATCAAAACCTATAAAAAAGACACAGGATTTACATCATCATTTTGTCAAAATTGTGGCTCACCTGTCCCTAACCGAATCGGGCAACATCCCTATATGTGGATTCCACTCGGTTTGATTGACAGTGACATTCAACCCAAACAACGACTTAATTTTTGTATGAGCTCACAAGCAGCTTGGGAGAAGAATACACACTATATAGACTATTCTAAACTGCCAACCTGGGACGAATTGAAAATGCTTTTTAAGTTGGAATGA
- a CDS encoding tRNA-binding protein, translated as MQHIEWNDFLKVELRVGKIRSAEVFSKARKPAYILHVDFGTEIGIKKSSAQITDLYSIEDLIGKLVVAVINFPKKQIGSIQSECLVTGFHNTDGHVALCVPDAEVPLGTKLL; from the coding sequence ATGCAACACATTGAATGGAACGACTTTCTCAAAGTTGAATTACGTGTTGGGAAAATTAGATCAGCGGAAGTTTTTAGCAAAGCACGCAAACCTGCTTATATCCTGCATGTGGATTTTGGGACTGAGATTGGTATTAAAAAGTCCAGTGCACAAATTACAGACTTATATTCAATAGAAGATTTGATTGGAAAACTCGTGGTCGCAGTGATCAATTTTCCTAAAAAACAAATTGGTTCGATCCAATCAGAATGTTTGGTGACAGGTTTTCATAATACGGATGGGCATGTAGCACTTTGTGTGCCTGATGCGGAGGTGCCATTGGGTACAAAATTATTATAA
- the lnt gene encoding apolipoprotein N-acyltransferase, with product MRAYFDKLLKPLEQQKQLPFIIPFLISLISGAVFSFALAPFHWWWLAILSPALLYACLKGRNPKQALFLGWSYGFGLWFVGAFWLYTSIHTYGDTNAVLSVLMIAIMALVMGLFTAVQTWLYRRFFPETPLTFAPLWVAFEWTKTWVFTGFPWLFAGYAFTERFLDSYAPLFGVFAVSFVVIILACALVEILHRKLIWIIPSTLLLLGAWGASFITFVQPKAEKPLSVSLIQGNIPQDLKWLTEYQVKTLQIYVDLTRNEWGRDLIVWPESSIPLFQSDIPDFLKMMDQRAKQTGSAWVTGIPYWDLKESQQVGQPMYYNSMMASGADSSGLYKKQRLVPFGEYIPLSGLLSWVLPALQNDPSMSGFSRGESDQKPFKIKDHKLAAAVCYEVAYPNLTRRNAENSDFLVTVSNDAWFTGTAGPQQHLQMVQMRAKENGRWFIRATNTGVTAFIDHNGHIVKQAPIDQKAVLRGDLPAMQGETLYTRLSDWPILILSLLLLIVGWIYRPRKVDVSFKSRR from the coding sequence ATGAGAGCCTACTTTGACAAATTGCTGAAACCATTAGAACAACAAAAGCAACTTCCTTTTATTATTCCATTTTTAATCAGCCTCATCTCAGGTGCAGTGTTTAGTTTTGCACTCGCACCTTTTCATTGGTGGTGGTTGGCAATTTTATCACCTGCTTTACTGTATGCCTGCCTAAAAGGGCGTAACCCAAAACAAGCTTTATTTTTAGGTTGGAGTTACGGTTTTGGTTTATGGTTTGTTGGGGCATTTTGGCTGTATACCTCGATCCATACCTATGGAGACACCAACGCTGTTTTAAGCGTCTTGATGATTGCGATTATGGCTTTGGTGATGGGCTTATTTACCGCTGTACAAACATGGTTGTATCGACGCTTTTTTCCAGAAACGCCGCTCACTTTTGCACCGCTTTGGGTGGCATTTGAATGGACTAAAACTTGGGTCTTTACAGGTTTCCCATGGTTGTTTGCAGGTTATGCCTTTACGGAACGCTTCTTAGATAGTTATGCACCATTGTTTGGTGTCTTTGCTGTGTCTTTTGTGGTCATCATCCTTGCTTGTGCTTTGGTTGAGATTTTACATCGCAAACTAATTTGGATAATTCCCTCCACCTTGTTATTACTTGGCGCATGGGGTGCATCATTCATTACGTTTGTACAACCTAAAGCGGAAAAACCACTGAGTGTTTCGCTGATTCAAGGTAACATTCCACAAGATTTAAAATGGTTAACTGAATACCAAGTTAAAACTTTACAGATTTATGTTGATCTTACCCGGAATGAATGGGGGCGTGATCTGATTGTTTGGCCCGAATCTTCGATTCCTTTATTTCAAAGTGATATTCCTGATTTTTTAAAGATGATGGATCAAAGAGCCAAACAAACAGGTTCAGCATGGGTTACAGGCATTCCATATTGGGACTTAAAAGAGTCACAGCAAGTCGGTCAGCCAATGTATTACAACAGTATGATGGCATCTGGTGCAGACTCCTCAGGTTTGTATAAAAAACAGCGCTTAGTACCGTTTGGGGAATACATTCCTTTGTCTGGTTTACTCAGTTGGGTGTTGCCTGCTTTACAAAATGATCCTTCAATGAGTGGTTTTTCGCGTGGTGAAAGCGACCAAAAACCCTTTAAAATCAAAGATCATAAACTTGCAGCAGCGGTTTGTTATGAAGTTGCCTATCCAAATTTGACGCGTCGTAATGCAGAAAACAGTGACTTTTTGGTGACCGTTTCAAATGATGCTTGGTTTACAGGTACCGCAGGTCCCCAACAACATTTACAAATGGTACAAATGCGTGCCAAAGAAAATGGGCGTTGGTTTATTCGTGCCACCAATACAGGCGTAACGGCTTTTATTGATCACAATGGACATATTGTGAAACAAGCCCCAATCGATCAAAAAGCGGTGTTACGTGGTGATTTACCTGCGATGCAAGGTGAAACGCTCTATACACGTTTAAGTGATTGGCCAATTTTAATTTTGTCATTGCTTTTGTTAATCGTAGGATGGATTTATCGTCCACGTAAAGTTGATGTGAGTTTTAAGTCTCGACGATAA
- a CDS encoding HlyC/CorC family transporter, translating into MHEESGTSWGMRGLRKWLGTAPETRDELLKLVQDSRRFLEPDTVAMLEGVLDLPATKIREVMTPRTAMVSLQEDDQLLDILHVLIESAHSRFPVFSADQPENVVGILLAKDLLPYLTDRTIKVDVHSIMRQPLFVPESARSDQVLRMLKNTQTHIAIVIDEYGSTAGLVTLEDILEEIVGEIEDEHDNVDEEAQFILPDPSHNTANAWIVQALTPIEHFNNVLDADFSDDEVETMGGLLLQEIGLVSDLQGQVIELDAWQFTIIEADARTIHLIRAVRK; encoded by the coding sequence ATGCACGAGGAATCAGGCACGTCGTGGGGAATGCGTGGCTTACGCAAATGGTTAGGCACTGCACCCGAAACACGCGATGAACTGCTAAAACTAGTACAAGATTCACGTCGTTTTTTAGAACCCGATACTGTTGCTATGTTAGAAGGCGTTTTAGACCTTCCTGCAACCAAAATTCGTGAAGTCATGACCCCACGTACTGCAATGGTGAGCTTGCAAGAAGACGATCAATTGCTCGATATTTTGCATGTTTTGATTGAGTCTGCTCACTCTCGTTTTCCTGTATTTTCAGCAGATCAACCTGAAAATGTGGTGGGCATTTTACTTGCCAAAGATTTATTACCTTATTTAACTGATCGTACGATTAAAGTCGATGTGCATAGCATTATGCGTCAGCCATTATTCGTCCCTGAAAGTGCGCGTTCTGACCAAGTGCTACGTATGTTAAAAAACACCCAAACACATATTGCGATTGTGATTGATGAATATGGTTCAACCGCAGGTTTAGTTACTTTAGAAGATATTTTGGAAGAGATCGTGGGAGAAATTGAAGACGAACACGACAATGTCGATGAAGAAGCACAATTTATTCTCCCCGACCCTTCCCATAACACAGCCAATGCATGGATTGTACAAGCACTTACACCAATCGAACACTTTAACAATGTTTTAGATGCTGATTTTTCTGACGATGAAGTAGAAACTATGGGCGGTCTATTGCTTCAAGAAATTGGCTTGGTGAGTGATTTACAAGGTCAAGTAATTGAACTTGATGCTTGGCAATTTACCATTATTGAAGCAGATGCCCGCACTATTCATCTGATTCGAGCTGTACGTAAATGA
- the tusA gene encoding sulfurtransferase TusA has protein sequence MSEQLPTPSIQLNTRGLRCPEPVMMLHQAIRKSKSGDVVEVFATDNSTSWDIPKFCMHLGHELLLQEEKLDENGNKEFHYLVQKG, from the coding sequence ATGTCTGAACAGTTGCCTACACCGAGCATCCAGCTTAATACTCGTGGTTTGCGTTGTCCTGAGCCTGTGATGATGTTACATCAAGCCATTCGTAAATCTAAATCGGGTGATGTGGTCGAGGTTTTTGCAACGGATAATTCCACTTCATGGGATATTCCAAAGTTCTGTATGCACTTGGGGCATGAGTTGTTGTTACAAGAAGAAAAATTGGATGAAAATGGCAATAAAGAGTTTCATTATTTGGTGCAAAAAGGTTAA